The following coding sequences lie in one Alicyclobacillus curvatus genomic window:
- a CDS encoding cobalamin-dependent protein (Presence of a B(12) (cobalamin)-binding domain implies dependence on cobalamin itself, in one of its several forms, or in some unusual lineages, dependence on a cobalamin-like analog.): MRIKQSDCDTGQEQQSTAGTAGAGDYRQRIAKADLTRVRPYGDTMDDGKVQLSFTLPVPDGPEAVEAARQLAAKMGLSETSVVHHEGIGEGFTFFVCYGKCLHTVDYAHIQVPKVTSETMNFYEINRYIRENIGRKVVVLGACTGTDAHTVGIDAIMNMKGYNGEYGLERYPEIDAYNLGSQVENEDLVRKIIETNADAVLVSQVVTQKDVHIKNLGALVDLLEAQGLRERIVLIAGGPRITHELALELGYDAGFGPGTLAPDVASFVVQELVRRG; encoded by the coding sequence ATGAGAATCAAACAGTCCGACTGTGACACTGGGCAGGAGCAGCAAAGTACGGCAGGCACGGCAGGAGCGGGGGACTACCGGCAGCGGATCGCCAAGGCGGACCTCACCCGCGTTCGCCCATACGGAGACACGATGGATGACGGTAAGGTGCAGCTGAGTTTTACACTGCCGGTTCCAGATGGCCCGGAAGCCGTCGAAGCGGCCCGTCAACTTGCCGCCAAGATGGGATTGTCGGAAACGTCCGTCGTTCATCACGAGGGCATCGGCGAAGGGTTCACGTTCTTTGTTTGCTATGGCAAGTGTCTTCACACCGTCGACTACGCCCATATTCAGGTGCCGAAGGTGACGAGTGAGACGATGAATTTCTATGAAATCAATCGTTACATTCGCGAAAACATCGGGCGCAAAGTCGTCGTCTTGGGCGCGTGCACGGGTACGGACGCACATACGGTCGGGATTGACGCCATCATGAACATGAAGGGCTACAACGGCGAGTACGGACTTGAGCGCTATCCGGAAATCGACGCTTACAACCTTGGCAGCCAGGTTGAAAACGAGGACCTCGTCCGAAAAATCATTGAAACGAACGCCGACGCCGTCCTGGTGTCACAAGTTGTCACACAAAAAGACGTGCACATCAAAAACCTCGGTGCGCTCGTGGATTTGCTCGAAGCACAGGGTCTGCGTGAGCGTATTGTGCTTATCGCCGGAGGACCTCGAATCACGCATGAGTTGGCCCTTGAGCTCGGTTACGACGCTGGCTTTGGCCCGGGGACGCTTGCTCCGGACGTGGCATCATTTGTCGTGCAGGAGCTGGTGCGGCGGGGGTAG
- a CDS encoding helix-turn-helix transcriptional regulator, with protein sequence MSQTYVQLSDMGILHRTHEVIEPRWRQDEVYKLVLCLSGSLAYETPLSKPRIRAGQFLLFNPGDKHQQLHCDGDKLLVEFSPTLVNEITREVVGTSAVDVRFRHAPTFHRPIAGIVKSLIAELAEARPGQRLMLEHSVLQLFVLAVRSTQAAPKGILSSLERASVRQAVTMMMECYRDALTLEAIAKSADMSKFSLIRQFREATGLTPYEWLVQYRVHRACEALLSTKGTVLDIALNHGFQSVSAFNREFRRIHGMSPTKWRQLHQEGVHTGNEYDAKT encoded by the coding sequence ATGTCGCAAACTTATGTGCAGCTCAGCGATATGGGAATCCTGCATCGAACTCATGAAGTCATAGAACCGAGATGGCGACAGGATGAAGTGTACAAACTGGTCCTCTGCCTCAGCGGCTCTTTAGCCTATGAAACGCCTCTATCAAAGCCCCGCATCAGAGCGGGGCAGTTTCTGTTGTTCAATCCAGGAGACAAGCACCAGCAGCTGCACTGTGATGGAGACAAACTCCTCGTTGAATTCTCACCAACACTGGTCAATGAAATTACCCGTGAAGTCGTAGGTACATCCGCCGTAGATGTGCGATTCAGGCATGCCCCAACGTTTCACAGACCCATAGCCGGAATTGTAAAGTCGCTGATTGCTGAGCTGGCTGAGGCCCGTCCGGGTCAACGGCTGATGCTTGAACACTCCGTGTTACAGTTATTCGTGTTGGCTGTGCGAAGCACTCAGGCTGCTCCCAAGGGGATTCTTTCTAGCCTGGAAAGAGCGAGTGTCCGGCAAGCTGTGACCATGATGATGGAATGCTATCGTGATGCGTTGACACTTGAAGCCATCGCGAAATCAGCCGACATGAGCAAGTTCTCCTTGATTCGCCAGTTCCGCGAAGCCACTGGACTTACCCCTTATGAGTGGCTTGTGCAATACCGAGTGCACCGTGCTTGCGAGGCGTTACTGAGTACAAAGGGGACGGTTCTGGACATCGCTTTAAATCACGGTTTTCAAAGTGTATCAGCGTTCAATCGGGAATTTCGACGCATCCATGGTATGTCTCCGACAAAGTGGCGCCAACTTCACCAAGAGGGCGTACACACAGGTAATGAGTATGATGCCAAGACCTGA
- a CDS encoding MFS transporter, with protein sequence MMYSSVLHNRNFILYSLSWVLSKAGTSISAIAFLLLVYNSTHSGVETAGVALAETIPYALFGLIGGVAADRLRKKRTLVSLDAVQGMILITSTSLYYFHALTYLAILVITFLIETIGCFYNPTSRAVLPIIIRPDDRVPANSLMDISTRGTQLAGPAAAYFLLHWIGYGAFFIADGASYLLSASIILFLHVPHTPHTASNPPSTTKPRSIVIEVYQPIAQFAKFAWRIPDLRNLFLATTLVVFFNTWVWQIGLLLQAESLFHNGEQAYSLFFICFTVFSIGVSLVVPFRFKALRISHYMMGAALWGVGIIGIGMAQHGGVIALFAMVVGVGMPIASLSRVFMLQDKVPDTMRGRAFSFSAVLLYLSNTVSLALFGMMSHFVSIRALFDISGLGIILITCVYALLVKLAPLCRRHTMDASKFPIER encoded by the coding sequence ATGATGTACAGCAGCGTTCTGCACAATCGGAACTTTATTCTCTATTCTCTCAGTTGGGTTTTGTCGAAGGCTGGAACCAGCATTTCCGCAATCGCTTTCTTACTGCTGGTGTACAACTCCACACATTCCGGTGTGGAAACGGCGGGCGTAGCGTTGGCCGAAACCATCCCGTATGCTTTGTTCGGGCTCATCGGGGGCGTCGCTGCAGACCGGCTGCGAAAGAAACGTACGCTCGTCTCGCTCGATGCGGTACAAGGCATGATTCTTATCACGAGTACCAGCCTCTACTACTTTCATGCACTGACATATCTCGCCATTCTCGTCATCACGTTTCTCATCGAGACTATAGGCTGCTTTTATAACCCAACATCTCGGGCCGTGCTACCCATCATCATTCGGCCGGATGACAGAGTTCCCGCCAACAGCTTGATGGACATCAGTACCAGAGGAACGCAACTTGCTGGTCCAGCTGCAGCTTACTTTCTGCTGCATTGGATTGGTTATGGAGCATTTTTCATAGCGGATGGCGCCTCTTACCTCTTGAGTGCCAGCATCATTCTGTTTTTGCATGTCCCACATACCCCACATACTGCGAGCAATCCACCATCCACAACCAAACCTCGGAGTATCGTCATTGAGGTATATCAACCCATTGCTCAGTTCGCCAAATTTGCCTGGCGAATACCGGATTTGCGTAATCTCTTCCTTGCAACTACACTGGTCGTCTTCTTCAATACCTGGGTATGGCAGATTGGTCTGTTGCTACAGGCAGAATCCCTGTTTCATAACGGAGAACAGGCTTACAGCTTGTTTTTCATCTGTTTCACCGTGTTTTCCATCGGTGTCAGCCTAGTCGTCCCGTTTCGATTTAAGGCACTTCGCATCTCCCACTACATGATGGGGGCCGCGTTGTGGGGCGTTGGTATTATTGGGATTGGAATGGCTCAGCATGGAGGAGTCATCGCCCTATTTGCGATGGTTGTGGGCGTAGGGATGCCAATTGCGAGTCTAAGCCGGGTCTTCATGCTGCAAGACAAGGTGCCTGATACGATGAGGGGTAGAGCCTTCAGTTTCTCAGCCGTGCTCCTCTATTTGTCGAACACGGTGTCGCTAGCGCTGTTCGGAATGATGTCCCATTTCGTCTCCATTCGTGCCCTATTTGACATATCAGGTCTTGGCATCATACTCATTACCTGTGTGTACGCCCTCTTGGTGAAGTTGGCGCCACTTTGTCGGAGACATACCATGGATGCGTCGAAATTCCCGATTGAACGCTGA
- a CDS encoding MEDS domain-containing protein: MSTHDINIKQDFRVQNGAHILYLFQHQTSYIENLMSYVTDGLAQGHFVVIVDKSEVYQELVRRLSMQFSEEELQSIFFEDSRDFYNVRADFHIESIVDHFGQFISSLPAPSSQHAVRTWARVAWREQPNITAKIEEFEQVADHSVKGQQLVSVCAYDSKEIDADLLVKLQRSHDYFMTDTELISSPLYYSKQHNFPSLAVHSKIESELNVYKSKLDFAHVIAHEVRNPLTIINGYANLIQAREPNLSPDSVNKLVAIGHYVDGIVQELTHLIETEQVLAEDLYMHLESIDPLDVVHHVIELMKVKSMVQNVDFKWSMESPARCSMLGNRMGLRLILSNVLSNAIKYTDEQGTVEFHTETSDNQIRFTVRDNGIGMSSEQLNLLYHKYAKFNDVKSGQGIGLYVVKSLTDRFKGQIRHESELGRGTTVTIEFPLYDEK; encoded by the coding sequence GTGAGCACACACGACATCAACATTAAACAGGATTTCCGCGTGCAAAACGGAGCTCACATACTGTATCTCTTTCAGCATCAAACGTCCTACATCGAGAACTTGATGTCATACGTTACAGATGGACTTGCACAAGGTCACTTCGTTGTCATTGTTGATAAGAGCGAGGTCTATCAAGAGCTTGTGCGGCGTCTGTCCATGCAATTTTCAGAGGAAGAACTGCAGTCTATCTTCTTCGAAGACAGTCGTGATTTTTATAATGTTCGGGCCGATTTTCATATCGAGTCCATTGTCGACCACTTCGGGCAGTTTATCAGTTCATTACCCGCACCTTCATCACAGCATGCGGTTCGAACTTGGGCTCGAGTTGCATGGAGAGAGCAACCAAACATCACAGCCAAGATAGAGGAATTTGAACAAGTCGCTGACCACAGTGTCAAAGGACAGCAGCTGGTGTCCGTATGTGCATACGACAGTAAAGAGATAGATGCCGATTTGCTCGTTAAGCTGCAGCGAAGTCATGATTATTTTATGACCGATACAGAACTTATCAGTTCACCGCTTTACTACTCCAAGCAGCATAACTTTCCTTCCCTGGCTGTCCATTCAAAGATTGAGTCAGAACTGAACGTGTACAAGTCCAAACTTGATTTTGCGCATGTGATTGCCCACGAGGTTCGTAACCCCTTGACCATCATCAACGGGTATGCAAATTTGATTCAGGCCCGTGAACCAAATCTTAGTCCTGACAGTGTGAACAAACTGGTAGCAATCGGGCATTACGTTGATGGCATCGTCCAAGAACTTACTCACCTCATTGAGACGGAGCAGGTCCTCGCTGAAGACTTGTACATGCACTTAGAGTCCATCGATCCGCTAGATGTTGTCCATCATGTCATTGAGTTGATGAAAGTGAAAAGCATGGTGCAAAATGTAGACTTCAAATGGAGCATGGAATCGCCTGCACGCTGTTCGATGCTTGGCAATCGCATGGGCCTTCGCCTCATCCTCTCGAACGTCCTGAGCAATGCCATTAAGTACACGGACGAACAGGGGACGGTGGAGTTTCACACCGAAACCAGCGACAATCAAATCAGATTTACGGTCCGGGATAACGGGATAGGGATGTCGAGCGAACAGTTAAACCTGTTGTATCACAAATACGCAAAGTTCAATGACGTCAAAAGCGGCCAGGGCATTGGGCTTTACGTGGTGAAGAGTCTAACGGATCGGTTCAAAGGACAGATTCGTCACGAAAGCGAACTGGGACGTGGTACCACGGTGACGATTGAGTTTCCTCTGTATGACGAGAAGTAA
- a CDS encoding MBL fold metallo-hydrolase: MVRIVDPWFTVEQIDSNTYAISEYGHWEHVHSFLLIGTDKAVLIDSGIGIDNIKRITDQLTHLPIILVTTHVHWDHIGSHGEFDELYVHEIEADWLINGIPGLPIENVREHVSRDITLPVPETFNPEVYTLFQGHPTGTLTDGEILPLGNRTLAVIHTPGHSPGHICIHDKTNGYLFSGDLLYEGTIFAFYPTTDPVDLVASLDKICQLKDLTKIYGSHNRLGLEPSVLKEVSDAVDFLRSNNLVSHGTGIHRFKTFSFHF; this comes from the coding sequence GTGGTGCGTATAGTTGACCCGTGGTTTACGGTGGAACAGATTGATAGCAATACCTACGCTATCAGTGAATATGGACATTGGGAACATGTTCACTCGTTCTTGCTCATTGGCACCGATAAGGCTGTTTTGATTGATTCTGGAATTGGTATCGACAATATCAAAAGAATTACGGATCAGTTGACCCATTTGCCAATCATCCTTGTTACGACGCATGTGCATTGGGATCATATTGGAAGCCACGGAGAGTTTGATGAACTGTACGTGCACGAAATCGAAGCAGATTGGCTTATCAACGGAATTCCAGGGCTTCCAATAGAAAATGTTCGGGAACATGTTTCACGAGATATCACGCTTCCAGTCCCTGAGACTTTTAATCCTGAAGTGTACACACTCTTTCAAGGTCATCCAACTGGTACGTTAACAGACGGTGAAATTTTACCGTTGGGCAATCGTACGTTAGCGGTGATTCATACGCCAGGTCATTCTCCAGGTCACATTTGTATCCACGATAAAACCAATGGCTACTTGTTCTCTGGGGATCTGCTCTATGAGGGAACTATTTTCGCCTTCTATCCCACTACAGACCCTGTGGATTTAGTCGCGTCGTTAGATAAAATCTGCCAACTAAAGGATTTGACGAAAATTTACGGATCGCATAACCGCTTAGGGCTTGAGCCGAGTGTACTCAAAGAGGTGAGCGATGCGGTAGATTTTCTTCGAAGCAATAACTTGGTTTCACACGGGACTGGCATTCATCGGTTTAAAACCTTCAGTTTCCATTTTTGA
- a CDS encoding transposase yields the protein MRKTYKYRLFPTKAQREKIEFTLEHCRLLYNRLLDERRFAYKTDKTTLNYYDQANTLSTRKKYIPALKQVHSQVLQDVVKRLDKAFQAFFRRVKAGETPGYPRFKSAGRYDSFTYPQGGYAINGHTLTLSKIGEVKVKLHRQPQGKIKTCTVIVKNGKYYASLSCEVERNPLPESKQAVGIDLGVKHLAVTSDEDFYEHPKFLRESERKLRRKQRSVSRKKKGSARRRKAVKELAREHEHIANQRRNNAHKVSRELVNRYGFIAFEKLNVQGMVKNHHLAKSIVDASWNQLVQYTTYKAEEAGRRVVLVDPKNTSQLCSSCGEMVPKKLSERTHRCEHCGYVADRDVNAAKNILKRVIA from the coding sequence ATGCGAAAGACGTACAAGTACAGGCTCTTCCCCACGAAAGCACAGCGAGAGAAAATTGAGTTTACCTTAGAACACTGTCGTCTGCTCTACAATCGCCTGCTTGACGAACGGCGATTTGCTTACAAAACGGACAAGACGACGCTGAATTACTACGACCAGGCAAATACACTGAGTACGCGTAAAAAATACATTCCAGCATTAAAACAGGTTCATTCGCAGGTGTTGCAGGATGTGGTCAAGCGGCTTGACAAAGCATTTCAAGCCTTCTTCCGTCGTGTGAAGGCAGGCGAAACACCTGGCTATCCACGTTTTAAATCCGCAGGTCGATATGATTCCTTCACGTACCCCCAAGGCGGCTATGCCATCAATGGTCATACATTAACACTCTCAAAGATTGGCGAAGTGAAAGTGAAACTCCATCGCCAGCCACAAGGCAAAATCAAAACTTGCACTGTCATTGTGAAAAATGGGAAGTATTACGCCAGCCTATCCTGCGAAGTGGAACGGAATCCCTTGCCAGAGTCCAAGCAAGCCGTTGGCATTGATCTTGGTGTTAAACATCTTGCCGTCACCTCCGATGAAGACTTTTACGAACATCCGAAGTTTCTGCGTGAATCCGAACGGAAATTACGCAGAAAACAACGGTCAGTATCACGCAAGAAGAAGGGGTCTGCTCGTCGCCGCAAAGCCGTCAAAGAACTTGCGCGCGAGCACGAGCATATTGCGAATCAACGTAGGAACAACGCGCACAAAGTATCTCGAGAGCTGGTCAACAGATATGGGTTTATTGCTTTTGAAAAGCTGAACGTGCAAGGAATGGTGAAAAATCACCATCTTGCCAAAAGCATTGTTGATGCGTCTTGGAATCAACTTGTACAGTACACCACGTACAAAGCGGAAGAAGCTGGTCGTCGTGTGGTACTGGTTGATCCCAAAAATACGAGTCAACTATGCTCAAGTTGCGGGGAAATGGTTCCTAAGAAGCTGTCTGAGCGTACACATCGCTGTGAACATTGTGGCTACGTTGCGGACCGCGATGTCAATGCGGCAAAAAACATCCTGAAGCGTGTGATAGCATAG
- a CDS encoding GNAT family N-acetyltransferase: protein MFSSERLYLRKIEMNDWEQYHIWRNDTEVMVTTNPALDVYSPEDTKGFVAEVLIKPDSSKSYMIIDKASQVSIGITSLINIDFKNRNAECIIDIGEKTYWGKGLGTEALEILLNYAFQELNLHRVSLRVFSFNEKAVHVYGKLGFKEEGVSRECLFRNGGWHDIIHMGILKGEYLQRQRSR, encoded by the coding sequence ATGTTCTCATCTGAGAGGCTTTACCTGCGCAAGATTGAAATGAACGATTGGGAGCAATATCACATTTGGAGAAATGACACTGAAGTCATGGTCACTACCAACCCGGCCTTGGATGTTTATTCACCGGAAGATACAAAGGGTTTTGTTGCAGAAGTGCTTATAAAGCCTGATTCCTCTAAAAGTTATATGATCATCGATAAAGCGAGCCAGGTTTCCATTGGTATCACATCATTAATAAACATCGATTTCAAGAATAGAAACGCAGAGTGCATCATTGATATAGGTGAAAAAACGTATTGGGGAAAGGGGCTCGGTACAGAGGCGTTGGAAATATTGCTAAACTATGCGTTTCAGGAGCTCAATTTGCATCGTGTTTCGTTAAGAGTTTTTTCATTCAACGAAAAGGCGGTCCATGTTTATGGCAAGTTGGGCTTTAAAGAAGAAGGTGTCAGTCGTGAGTGTTTGTTTAGGAACGGTGGATGGCATGACATTATACACATGGGCATCCTCAAAGGAGAATATCTGCAAAGGCAACGTTCGAGATGA
- a CDS encoding FtsW/RodA/SpoVE family cell cycle protein yields MSWQPDEAKLQAFTEEVCSYIKCDDVHDDVVEELRGHLEDAIERYQACGMSYSSAVDAALKDMGSPASIGRGLHRVHRPKTDWIFVGMTALYIGVSLLTMFSIDGTHLGTFNAYQGIFERKLIWTVIGLCAAIGVALLDYRRIRPYSQYLFFATGILMVYTTVFGVNIYGKHYLTRALPIDVIGLAPFPLLMALTGFIAYLDLSKRNDFLKFIAVTLIPTWIFWHEHTASSAVEYALGVLVLMYFTPSVRKHTKVVSAGIAVFIATLFIPLASGIGSARLQAYLHPQLYARTYAYQYIQGHKALTAAGPWGHGIHASLPLLPGIDGDMIFNYFVYAFGWVSGFVIVALIVALITRLIWMGRKTNDLYGQQLVFSIGVMLAIQFVYPVLMAFGILPLAAMGFPMFSTNGAVTITEFICVGVILSVYRRRNLLRRSSAIHGTTRTAL; encoded by the coding sequence GTGAGTTGGCAACCTGATGAAGCAAAACTGCAAGCATTTACGGAGGAGGTTTGCAGTTACATAAAATGTGATGATGTTCATGACGATGTCGTAGAGGAACTACGGGGGCATTTAGAAGATGCCATAGAGCGATATCAAGCTTGTGGAATGTCATACAGTAGCGCTGTTGACGCCGCCTTAAAAGACATGGGTTCACCAGCTTCCATTGGGCGAGGACTCCATCGTGTGCACCGTCCCAAGACAGATTGGATTTTTGTTGGCATGACGGCACTCTACATCGGAGTCTCCTTGCTCACCATGTTCTCTATTGACGGAACCCATTTGGGTACATTTAATGCTTACCAGGGTATCTTCGAACGCAAATTGATTTGGACAGTGATTGGACTCTGCGCTGCCATTGGTGTGGCGTTATTGGACTATCGTCGAATCCGTCCATACTCCCAGTATTTGTTCTTTGCAACTGGGATTCTCATGGTTTATACAACGGTCTTTGGCGTGAACATCTATGGGAAACATTATTTAACGCGTGCGCTACCCATTGATGTCATCGGACTTGCCCCTTTTCCATTGCTGATGGCACTGACGGGATTCATCGCATATCTTGACCTCTCGAAGCGAAACGATTTCCTGAAGTTTATAGCTGTCACCTTGATTCCGACGTGGATATTTTGGCACGAACATACAGCTTCGAGCGCAGTCGAATATGCTCTCGGGGTACTTGTGCTGATGTACTTCACACCATCGGTCAGAAAACACACCAAAGTCGTCAGTGCAGGAATTGCCGTCTTCATCGCGACGTTGTTCATTCCCTTGGCGTCCGGCATTGGGTCCGCTCGTCTTCAAGCCTACCTACATCCTCAGTTGTACGCACGAACATATGCATACCAATACATACAAGGTCATAAGGCACTGACTGCGGCTGGCCCATGGGGACATGGTATCCACGCATCGCTTCCCCTTTTGCCTGGAATTGATGGGGACATGATCTTCAATTACTTCGTTTACGCCTTCGGGTGGGTGAGCGGATTTGTCATCGTAGCCCTTATCGTTGCCTTGATAACGAGGCTCATCTGGATGGGGCGTAAGACCAACGATTTGTATGGTCAACAGCTCGTGTTTAGTATTGGCGTGATGTTAGCGATTCAGTTTGTATATCCGGTATTGATGGCGTTTGGCATCCTGCCGCTGGCTGCAATGGGCTTCCCGATGTTCAGTACCAACGGTGCAGTGACAATCACGGAATTCATTTGCGTTGGCGTTATTTTGAGCGTTTATCGTCGTAGAAATCTGCTTAGGAGGAGTAGCGCGATTCATGGGACTACAAGAACTGCTTTGTAA
- a CDS encoding helix-turn-helix transcriptional regulator yields the protein MKIDKELVKGSTVILILTMLRKRNMYGYEMIRELDEQSSGVFTLREGTLYPILHTLEELGMVQSFWQPGQGDRKRKYYAITDVGTAHLNHKTEEWKLFRTAVDTVIGEVGV from the coding sequence TTGAAGATTGATAAAGAGCTGGTCAAAGGCAGCACGGTGATTCTCATCCTGACCATGCTACGAAAGCGCAATATGTACGGATATGAGATGATTCGTGAACTCGACGAGCAGTCTTCAGGGGTTTTTACACTAAGAGAAGGTACATTGTATCCCATTCTGCACACTCTTGAAGAGTTGGGCATGGTGCAGTCATTCTGGCAACCAGGCCAGGGTGATCGGAAACGCAAATATTACGCAATCACTGACGTGGGCACAGCACATCTGAATCACAAAACGGAGGAGTGGAAGCTCTTTCGTACGGCAGTAGACACAGTCATCGGGGAGGTGGGTGTGTGA
- a CDS encoding DUF3888 domain-containing protein has protein sequence MVKKRMMTLGVILWVMFFSPYATCYASDAIQNPPPKSTVELYQDIIVSLLMPQIDKQIESYYTKEYKYSPHVYPYQVRFLDVRRLQGYRSFLFLLRIRTQAVVGPHIDVGLDHMTFEIHGGGHVQLTKFEHIRSYELPPHLQHYKK, from the coding sequence ATGGTGAAAAAGAGAATGATGACGCTGGGGGTAATTTTATGGGTGATGTTTTTTTCACCGTATGCGACGTGTTACGCCTCGGATGCAATTCAGAACCCGCCGCCGAAATCAACAGTCGAATTGTATCAAGACATCATTGTTTCCCTGCTTATGCCTCAAATCGATAAACAAATCGAATCCTATTACACAAAGGAATACAAGTATTCCCCGCACGTATACCCCTACCAAGTCAGATTCTTAGATGTTAGGCGTTTGCAAGGATACCGTTCGTTCTTATTTTTGTTGCGTATTCGTACTCAAGCCGTAGTGGGTCCACATATTGATGTAGGATTAGACCACATGACATTTGAAATACACGGCGGAGGTCATGTTCAATTGACGAAATTTGAACATATTCGTTCGTACGAGCTGCCACCTCATTTGCAACATTACAAAAAGTGA
- a CDS encoding PIG-L family deacetylase — protein MDIKTLLGLPNLLDVKKVIAVQPHPDDNEVNIAGTLLELSQRGAEIVYVTVTDGRAGAWGDVQNPNEIVAVRKKEKERAGKIIGVKKHIDLGFPDGGVYSVDEVTRELVDVFRREKPEVVFSVDPWMPYEAHPDHIKVGLAVSRAMLFSNNTIIYPSASHGPWQVPQIAFYATSYPNTRVDITAHFERKIESILAHKSQFDNETWSFVKFYFTEVASEAYSHISTETTGYAEALKVLAHLELHSIPTTVYS, from the coding sequence ATGGATATTAAGACACTTTTGGGTCTTCCGAACCTATTGGATGTGAAAAAGGTGATTGCTGTTCAGCCGCATCCGGATGACAACGAAGTCAACATTGCAGGGACGCTTCTCGAACTGAGCCAGCGAGGAGCTGAGATTGTATACGTCACAGTGACGGATGGACGCGCTGGGGCATGGGGAGACGTGCAAAATCCCAACGAGATCGTAGCTGTAAGGAAAAAGGAAAAGGAGCGCGCCGGCAAGATAATCGGTGTGAAGAAGCATATTGACCTTGGCTTTCCTGACGGCGGGGTCTATTCGGTCGACGAGGTCACCCGGGAACTGGTGGATGTGTTTCGGCGGGAGAAACCAGAGGTGGTGTTCAGTGTCGATCCGTGGATGCCGTACGAAGCCCATCCAGACCATATCAAGGTTGGTCTGGCGGTTTCGCGAGCGATGTTGTTTTCCAACAACACGATTATCTATCCGAGCGCGAGTCACGGACCATGGCAAGTGCCGCAAATCGCCTTCTATGCGACGAGTTACCCTAACACCCGCGTGGACATAACGGCGCATTTTGAGCGAAAAATCGAGTCCATCCTGGCGCATAAAAGCCAGTTCGACAACGAGACGTGGTCATTCGTCAAATTCTACTTTACGGAGGTCGCTAGTGAGGCATACAGCCACATTTCCACAGAGACCACTGGATACGCGGAGGCACTCAAGGTACTAGCGCACCTCGAGCTACATTCTATTCCGACCACGGTATATAGCTGA